One window from the genome of Blastopirellula retiformator encodes:
- a CDS encoding c-type cytochrome: MHRAYTRSLFVCSLFFGSLATSLSAEEASSPFIPGYERFHAAAPQGDVEGGRLLIGELNCVACHAADAKTLASLDSKSAPDLSQVGSRIRPSYYAEYLADVHAGKPGTTMPQLMRELPAAEQQAAFKSIAHFLADTGSFRETRRRAALINQGKRLYQQVGCVGCHSPDPSKGDALAHSKPLGDLTKKYSVDSLAKFLEDPLHVRASGRMPSLNLSGQDATAIAQFLIPDLDPAFPSNLKYDYYELNTRELPDFAKLKPVASGEVDGFSLEVAARKTNFAIRYEGLFEAARDGEYEFFISSDDGSRILINGKQVAINDGIHPTSTKSGKVRLAAGKHPIVVEYFDGGGQIALNVEYRGPQISRRDVFAELSLPDSDDREQPIPPFQVDPALAAQGKAWFGKAGCANCHSTGQKELPPATFSAKKLTDLDLSAGCLAATPSPQAADYHLTSQQTAAIRAALQDFSAAKPEPELLITRTMTRMNCYACHVRGELGGIEADRNAFFKTTQQEMGDEGRIPPHLNGVGGKLKAEWLAHILNDGAKDRPYMLTQMPKFGGKNVGQLKDAFEELDSLPELEVVIDDTPAHIKAIGRNMVGDKVFGCIKCHTFDGVKASGVQGIDMTLMTQRLDHTWFHRYVTDPPAYRPGTRMPTAWPNGKSVMKSILDGHTDQQLEAIWTFLSDGRKAAKPFGVGGQAIELASYGDAIMYRNFIEGAGPRAIGVGYAEHGNLAIDANEMRLAMIWQGAFMDASRHWTGRGAGFQPPLGDNVYKFASGPDFFALASETDDWPKGDAKPLGVQFKGYRLDDIRRPTFHYQYDGVDVYDYYEATKTDSFPTITRTIRFVGKPEKPLYYRAATGDIQDLGDGRYKVNNQLTIQLSPSEEAIVRTNKKDLLIPVRFQDGEATIRQTYVW, from the coding sequence ATGCATCGCGCTTACACTCGCAGTTTGTTCGTCTGCAGTTTGTTTTTCGGCTCTCTCGCCACTTCGCTATCCGCCGAGGAAGCTTCCTCCCCTTTCATCCCTGGCTACGAGCGGTTTCATGCTGCGGCGCCGCAAGGCGATGTCGAAGGAGGCCGCCTGTTGATTGGCGAGCTGAACTGCGTCGCCTGCCATGCGGCCGACGCCAAGACGCTCGCTTCGCTTGACAGCAAGTCGGCGCCTGACTTGTCGCAGGTAGGCAGTCGCATTCGCCCCAGCTACTATGCGGAGTACCTGGCCGACGTGCATGCCGGCAAGCCCGGCACGACGATGCCGCAGCTGATGCGAGAGCTACCCGCCGCCGAGCAGCAAGCCGCGTTCAAGTCGATCGCTCACTTTCTGGCCGACACCGGCAGCTTTCGCGAAACCCGCCGTCGCGCGGCGTTAATCAACCAAGGCAAGCGGCTGTATCAGCAAGTCGGCTGCGTCGGCTGCCACAGTCCTGATCCCAGCAAGGGAGACGCGCTGGCCCACAGCAAACCGTTGGGCGATCTCACGAAGAAATACTCGGTCGATTCGCTCGCCAAATTTCTGGAAGATCCGTTGCATGTTCGCGCTTCGGGACGCATGCCGAGCCTCAATCTCAGCGGCCAAGATGCGACGGCCATCGCGCAGTTCCTGATCCCCGATCTCGATCCGGCGTTCCCGTCGAACCTGAAGTACGACTATTACGAACTGAATACGCGTGAGCTGCCCGACTTCGCCAAGCTAAAGCCGGTCGCCTCGGGCGAAGTTGATGGATTTAGCCTGGAAGTAGCGGCTCGCAAGACGAACTTCGCCATTCGCTACGAAGGGTTGTTTGAAGCGGCTCGCGACGGCGAGTACGAATTCTTTATTAGCTCCGACGACGGCAGCCGCATCCTGATCAATGGCAAGCAAGTCGCCATCAACGATGGCATTCACCCCACTTCGACAAAAAGCGGCAAGGTCCGCCTGGCCGCCGGCAAGCATCCGATCGTGGTCGAGTACTTTGATGGCGGCGGTCAGATCGCGCTCAACGTCGAGTACCGCGGCCCGCAGATCTCGCGCCGCGACGTCTTCGCCGAGTTGTCGCTGCCCGACAGCGACGATCGTGAGCAGCCGATTCCTCCCTTCCAAGTCGACCCAGCTCTCGCCGCCCAAGGCAAAGCCTGGTTCGGCAAAGCGGGCTGCGCCAACTGCCATAGCACCGGTCAAAAAGAGCTGCCGCCGGCGACTTTCTCCGCCAAGAAGCTGACCGACTTGGATCTATCGGCAGGCTGTCTGGCCGCCACGCCGTCGCCGCAAGCGGCCGATTATCACTTGACCAGCCAGCAAACGGCCGCGATCCGCGCCGCGCTGCAAGACTTCTCGGCCGCCAAGCCAGAGCCGGAACTGCTGATCACGCGGACGATGACCCGGATGAACTGCTACGCCTGCCACGTCCGTGGTGAGCTAGGCGGCATCGAAGCGGACCGCAACGCGTTCTTTAAGACGACGCAGCAAGAGATGGGGGATGAAGGACGCATTCCGCCGCACCTCAACGGCGTCGGCGGCAAGTTGAAAGCAGAGTGGCTCGCCCACATTTTGAATGACGGCGCCAAAGATCGCCCCTACATGCTGACCCAGATGCCGAAATTTGGCGGCAAGAATGTCGGTCAGCTCAAAGATGCGTTTGAAGAACTCGACTCTTTGCCAGAGCTGGAAGTGGTCATCGACGACACGCCGGCCCACATCAAAGCGATCGGGCGAAACATGGTCGGCGACAAGGTTTTCGGCTGCATCAAGTGCCACACGTTTGACGGCGTCAAAGCCTCTGGCGTGCAAGGGATCGACATGACCCTGATGACGCAGCGGCTCGACCACACCTGGTTCCATCGCTATGTGACCGATCCGCCCGCTTATCGCCCCGGCACCCGGATGCCAACCGCCTGGCCGAACGGCAAGTCGGTGATGAAGAGCATCCTGGATGGCCACACCGACCAACAGTTGGAAGCGATCTGGACGTTCTTAAGCGACGGCCGCAAAGCGGCGAAACCGTTTGGCGTTGGCGGCCAGGCGATTGAACTCGCTTCGTATGGCGACGCCATCATGTACCGCAACTTTATCGAAGGCGCGGGACCGCGAGCGATTGGCGTCGGCTATGCCGAACATGGCAACCTGGCGATCGACGCCAACGAAATGCGGCTGGCGATGATCTGGCAAGGTGCGTTTATGGACGCTTCGCGCCACTGGACCGGTCGTGGCGCCGGTTTCCAACCGCCGTTGGGCGACAACGTTTACAAGTTCGCCAGCGGGCCTGACTTCTTCGCGCTCGCCTCCGAAACGGACGACTGGCCGAAGGGAGACGCCAAACCGCTGGGTGTGCAGTTCAAGGGTTACCGCTTGGACGACATCCGCCGTCCGACGTTCCACTACCAGTACGACGGCGTTGACGTTTACGACTACTACGAAGCGACCAAGACCGACTCGTTCCCGACGATCACGCGTACCATTCGCTTTGTCGGCAAACCAGAAAAACCGCTCTACTATCGGGCGGCGACCGGCGATATCCAGGACCTGGGAGACGGCCGCTATAAAGTCAACAACCAGCTGACGATTCAGCTTTCGCCCAGCGAAGAGGCGATCGTCCGGACCAACAAAAAGGACTTGCTGATTCCCGTACGCTTCCAAGATGGCGAAGCGACCATCCGGCAAACGTACGTCTGGTAA
- a CDS encoding DUF7133 domain-containing protein gives MRTIILTMLTVCVAAGFATAAEQSDYYKITTFEIPEDIVLEAGALEFMPSGELAVSSRRGDIYMVTNPFSADPAKESEFKLFAGGLHEVLGLAYRDGWLYVTQRCEISRLKDEDGDGQADLFETVCVPWEINGDYHEYAFGSKFDKEGYIWAPLCLTGSFTSQVPFRGWCFRISADGKATPTVSGVRSPGGIGMNAAGDVFYTDNQGPWNGTCGLKHLVPGKFVGHPGGNDWYKLAPNMGPRPQDPESGSRFHIEAEKIPEYLPAAVLFPYDKMGKSASGVEVDRSGGKFGPFSDQMLVGDQSHSTVMRVFMEKVNGRYQGVCFPFLEGIASGTLPLLMSETGDLFVGGTNRGWGSRGNKPFSLERVNWTGKTPFEIKEMRAKPDGFELEFTEPCDAKTSTAADSYQLTTYTYIYQSSYGSPEVDHTKPTITKVEKVSDKTVRLYVDGLQKGHIHELHSPGVTSADGQPLWHDVAYYTLNQIPAK, from the coding sequence ATGCGAACCATTATCCTGACCATGCTGACCGTTTGCGTGGCCGCCGGTTTTGCGACCGCCGCCGAGCAAAGCGACTATTACAAGATCACCACGTTTGAGATTCCGGAAGATATCGTTCTGGAAGCAGGCGCCCTCGAATTTATGCCGAGCGGCGAACTGGCCGTCTCGTCGCGGCGCGGCGACATCTACATGGTGACCAATCCCTTCTCGGCCGATCCGGCCAAAGAGTCGGAGTTCAAACTCTTCGCCGGCGGACTGCACGAAGTGCTGGGTCTGGCCTATCGCGACGGCTGGCTCTACGTGACGCAGCGGTGCGAGATCTCGCGTTTGAAGGACGAAGATGGGGATGGCCAGGCCGACCTGTTCGAAACGGTTTGCGTGCCGTGGGAAATCAACGGCGACTATCACGAATACGCTTTCGGCTCGAAGTTCGACAAAGAGGGCTACATCTGGGCGCCGCTCTGCCTGACCGGTTCGTTCACCAGCCAGGTTCCCTTTCGCGGTTGGTGTTTCCGGATTTCGGCCGATGGCAAAGCGACGCCAACGGTGAGCGGCGTGCGTAGCCCCGGCGGCATCGGCATGAACGCCGCCGGCGACGTCTTCTATACCGATAACCAAGGCCCCTGGAACGGCACCTGCGGCTTGAAGCATCTGGTTCCCGGCAAGTTTGTCGGCCACCCTGGCGGCAACGATTGGTACAAGCTGGCTCCGAACATGGGCCCCCGTCCACAAGATCCCGAAAGCGGCAGCCGCTTTCATATCGAAGCCGAAAAGATTCCGGAATACCTGCCGGCCGCCGTGCTGTTCCCCTACGACAAGATGGGCAAATCGGCCAGCGGCGTCGAGGTCGATCGCTCTGGCGGCAAGTTCGGGCCGTTCTCTGATCAGATGCTGGTCGGCGATCAGTCGCACAGCACCGTGATGCGGGTCTTCATGGAAAAAGTGAACGGCCGTTACCAAGGGGTCTGCTTCCCGTTTCTGGAAGGAATCGCCTCGGGGACGCTGCCGCTGCTGATGAGCGAAACGGGCGACCTGTTTGTCGGCGGCACCAACCGCGGCTGGGGCTCGCGCGGCAACAAGCCGTTCTCGCTCGAGCGCGTCAACTGGACCGGTAAGACCCCGTTTGAAATCAAAGAGATGCGGGCCAAGCCGGATGGCTTTGAGTTGGAGTTCACCGAGCCGTGCGACGCCAAAACCTCCACCGCGGCCGACTCGTACCAGCTGACCACCTACACCTACATCTACCAGTCGAGCTACGGCAGCCCCGAAGTCGACCACACCAAACCGACGATCACCAAGGTCGAAAAGGTGAGCGACAAGACGGTCCGCCTGTATGTCGATGGCCTGCAAAAGGGGCACATCCACGAGCTGCACTCCCCAGGCGTCACCAGCGCCGACGGCCAGCCGCTGTGGCACGACGTCGCGTATTACACGTTGAACCAGATTCCGGCGAAGTAG